One window of the Salvia miltiorrhiza cultivar Shanhuang (shh) chromosome 6, IMPLAD_Smil_shh, whole genome shotgun sequence genome contains the following:
- the LOC130989204 gene encoding isocitrate dehydrogenase [NAD] regulatory subunit 1, mitochondrial-like isoform X2, translating to MSRRALPIVRDLLSARSATATRSVTYMPRPGDGSPRPVTLIPGDGVGPLVTGAVEQVMEAMHAPVYFEKFDVQGDMKSVPLEVLESIKKNKVCLKGGLRTPVGGGVNSLNMILRKELDLYASLVHCFNLPGLPTRHDNVDIVVIRENTEGEYSGLEHEVIPGVVESLKFCSERIAKYAFEYAYLNNRKKVTAVHKANIMKLADGLFLESCREVASHYPGIQYNEMIVDNCSMQLVSKPEQFDVMVTPNLYGNLVANTAAGIAGGTGFMPGGNVGADHAIFEQGASAGNVGNDKLLVQKKANPVALLLSSAMMLRHLQFPSFADRLETAVKRVIEEGKYRTKDLGGDSTTQEVVDAVLANLD from the exons ATGTCCCGGCGCGCGCTCCCGATCGTCAGGGATCTCCTCTCCGCCCGATCCGCGACGGCGACGCGATCCGTCACCTACATGCCCCGCCCCGGCGACGGATCCCCCCGCCCCGTCACTCTGATCCCGGGCGACGGCGTCGGCCCGCTCGTCACCGGCGCGGTCGAACAGGTCATGGAGGCGATGCACGCTCCCGTGTATTTCGAGAAGTTCGACGTGCAAGGCGACATGAAGAGCGTGCCGCTGGAGGTGCTCGAATCGATTAAGAAGAATAAGGTGTGCCTGAAAGGAGGATTGCGGACTCCGGTGGGCGGAGGGGTCAACTCGCTGAATATGATTCTGAGGAAGGAGCTCGATCTCTATGCCTCGCTCGTCCACTGCTTTAATCTCCCCGGCCTCCCCACGCGGCACGACAACGTTGATATCGTCGTGATCCGGGAGAACACTGAGGGCGAGTATTCCGGTCTCGAGCATGAGGTTATTCCCGGTGTAGTTGAAAGCCTTAAG TTCTGTTCGGAACGAATTGCAAAATATGCTTTCGAGTATGCCTATCTCAACAACCGGAAGAAAGTGACAGCTGTACACAAAGCTAATATCATGAAACTTGCTGATGGTCTATTTTTAGAATCCTGTCGTGAAGTCGCTAGCCACTATCCTGGTATTCAGTACAATGAGATGATCGTGGATAACTGCTCAATGCAACTTGTTTCCAAGCCAGAGCAATTTGATGTGATG GTAACTCCAAACCTTTATGGGAATCTGGTTGCAAATACGGCTGCTGGTATAGCAGGCGGTACCGGTTTCATGCCTGGAG GTAATGTGGGCGCTGATCATGCGATTTTCGAGCAAGGTGCTTCTGCAGGTAATGTAGGTAATGACAAATTACTGGTGCAAAAGAAGGCTAACCCGGTGGCTCTGCTTCTTTCATCGGCTATGATGCTAAGACACCTGCAATTTCCTTCATTTGCGGACCGATTAGAGACTGCAGTGAAGCGCGTAATAGAAGAAGGTAAATATCGAACCAAAGATCTTGGAGGAGACAGTACCACCCAGGAAGTTGTGGATGCTGTCCTTGCAAATCTGGATTGA
- the LOC130989204 gene encoding isocitrate dehydrogenase [NAD] regulatory subunit 1, mitochondrial-like isoform X1 — protein MSRRALPIVRDLLSARSATATRSVTYMPRPGDGSPRPVTLIPGDGVGPLVTGAVEQVMEAMHAPVYFEKFDVQGDMKSVPLEVLESIKKNKVCLKGGLRTPVGGGVNSLNMILRKELDLYASLVHCFNLPGLPTRHDNVDIVVIRENTEGEYSGLEHEVIPGVVESLKVITKFCSERIAKYAFEYAYLNNRKKVTAVHKANIMKLADGLFLESCREVASHYPGIQYNEMIVDNCSMQLVSKPEQFDVMVTPNLYGNLVANTAAGIAGGTGFMPGGNVGADHAIFEQGASAGNVGNDKLLVQKKANPVALLLSSAMMLRHLQFPSFADRLETAVKRVIEEGKYRTKDLGGDSTTQEVVDAVLANLD, from the exons ATGTCCCGGCGCGCGCTCCCGATCGTCAGGGATCTCCTCTCCGCCCGATCCGCGACGGCGACGCGATCCGTCACCTACATGCCCCGCCCCGGCGACGGATCCCCCCGCCCCGTCACTCTGATCCCGGGCGACGGCGTCGGCCCGCTCGTCACCGGCGCGGTCGAACAGGTCATGGAGGCGATGCACGCTCCCGTGTATTTCGAGAAGTTCGACGTGCAAGGCGACATGAAGAGCGTGCCGCTGGAGGTGCTCGAATCGATTAAGAAGAATAAGGTGTGCCTGAAAGGAGGATTGCGGACTCCGGTGGGCGGAGGGGTCAACTCGCTGAATATGATTCTGAGGAAGGAGCTCGATCTCTATGCCTCGCTCGTCCACTGCTTTAATCTCCCCGGCCTCCCCACGCGGCACGACAACGTTGATATCGTCGTGATCCGGGAGAACACTGAGGGCGAGTATTCCGGTCTCGAGCATGAGGTTATTCCCGGTGTAGTTGAAAGCCTTAAG GTGATAACAAAGTTCTGTTCGGAACGAATTGCAAAATATGCTTTCGAGTATGCCTATCTCAACAACCGGAAGAAAGTGACAGCTGTACACAAAGCTAATATCATGAAACTTGCTGATGGTCTATTTTTAGAATCCTGTCGTGAAGTCGCTAGCCACTATCCTGGTATTCAGTACAATGAGATGATCGTGGATAACTGCTCAATGCAACTTGTTTCCAAGCCAGAGCAATTTGATGTGATG GTAACTCCAAACCTTTATGGGAATCTGGTTGCAAATACGGCTGCTGGTATAGCAGGCGGTACCGGTTTCATGCCTGGAG GTAATGTGGGCGCTGATCATGCGATTTTCGAGCAAGGTGCTTCTGCAGGTAATGTAGGTAATGACAAATTACTGGTGCAAAAGAAGGCTAACCCGGTGGCTCTGCTTCTTTCATCGGCTATGATGCTAAGACACCTGCAATTTCCTTCATTTGCGGACCGATTAGAGACTGCAGTGAAGCGCGTAATAGAAGAAGGTAAATATCGAACCAAAGATCTTGGAGGAGACAGTACCACCCAGGAAGTTGTGGATGCTGTCCTTGCAAATCTGGATTGA
- the LOC130989203 gene encoding protein DETOXIFICATION 45, chloroplastic, protein MAAAQLAGGTAVSCESNRLCSLAPNYKGFRCLLGKRRSFDGGRAAALPLCLDRAKLLLPCPIIRQRKTAVFPRLNCQLSPDCSVESDDVEDTVALKQESQNGGPNKLNGAVSSQISEIGGESAAPSDNRANNVRRELVMLSLPAIGGQAIDPIVQLLETAYIGRLGAVELGSAGVSISLFNIISKLFNIPLLSVATSFVAEDIAKNASKPSTSVAKMQLSSVSTALFLAVGIGIFEATALVLGSGPLLSLMGISPASPMRAPAQRFLILRALGAPAFVVSLALQGIFRGFKDTTTPVYCLGFGNFTAIFLFPLFMYYFRLGVNGAAISTVISQYIVTFSMIWNLNKRAVLLPPKLGELQFGNYLKSGGFLIGRTLAVLLTMTLGTSMAARLGPVAMSAHQICSQVWLAVSLLTDAFGAAAQALVASYISKKDYANVKDVTQFVLKIGLVTGVSLAVILGFSFSSLAPIFTKDVEVLRVVRTGVLFVCASQPINALAFIFDGLYYGVSDFRFAAISMMLSGAISSMVLLYAPRAVGLPGVWFGLTLLMALRTAAGFIRLSQRSGPWWFLHTDLNKVKLV, encoded by the exons ATGGCGGCGGCGCAACTCGCCGGTGGCACCGCGGTTTCTTGCGAAAGTAACAGATTGTGTTCTCTCGCGCCAAACTATAAAGGGTTTCGGTGTTTGCTGGGGAAAAGGAGAAGCTTTGATGGTGGCCGCGCCGCCGCACTCCCTCTGTGTTTGGACAGGGCAAAATTGTTGTTGCCATGTCCAATTATTCGACAGAGGAAGACAGCAGTTTTTCCAAGATTGAATTGTCAGTTAAGTCCGGATTGCAGTGTGGAGTCTGATGATGTGGAGGATACTGTTGCTCTTAAACAAGAATCCCAAAATGGAGGGCCTAA TAAATTAAATGGGGCCGTTTCTTCTCAAATAAGTGAAATTGGTGGCGAGAGTGCAGCTCCTAGTGATAACCGTGCAAACAATGTTAGGCGTGAGCTTGTAATGTTGTCTTTACCAGCAATTGGTGGACAGGCAATTGATCCAATCGTGCAACTGTTGGAGACTGCATATATTGGCCGTTTGG GTGCCGTGGAGTTGGGTTCTGCTGGAGTCTCCATATCACTCTTCAACATAATCTCGAAGCTTTTCAATATTCCCCTCCTCAGCGTTGCTACTTCTTTTGTGGCCGAAGATATCGCAAAGAATGCAAGCAAACCTTCTACCTCAG TAGCAAAGATGCAGCTATCTTCAGTGTCGACAGCTTTGTTTTTAGCTGTTGGCATTGGCATCTTTGAAGCTACGGCCCTTGTTTTGGGGTCTGGACCTCTTCTCAGTTTGATGGGCATATCACCG GCTTCTCCAATGCGTGCTCCTGCACAGCGGTTTCTTATCCTGAGGGCCCTAGGTGCTCCTGCTTTTGTTGTTTCTTTGGCCCTTCAAGGCATTTTTCGTGGCTTCAAGGATACAACGACGCCTGTATACTGTTTAG GATTTGGAAATTTTACGGCTATATTCCTCTTCCCTTTGTTTATGTATTATTTTCGGTTGGGTGTCAATGGAGCTGCGATTTCCACCGTTATCTCTCA ATACATTGTCACCTTCTCAATGATATGGAATCTCAACAAGAGAGCAGTATTATTGCCTCCAAAGCTTGGAGAATTGCAGTTTGGTAATTATCTGAAATCAG GTGGTTTTCTAATTGGGAGGACTCTTGCTGTTCTTCTGACGATGACACTTGGTACATCCATGGCGGCTCGTCTGGGACCCGTAGCTATGTCTGCTCATCAAATTTGCTCTCAAGTTTGGCTTGCTGTATCACTACTTACTGATGCATTTGGAGCAGCAGCTCAG GCCTTGGTTGCCAGTTATATATCCAAAAAAGATTATGCTAACGTGAAGGATGTCACTCAGTTCGTATTGAAG ATTGGTCTTGTTACTGGTGTTTCCTTGGCTGTAATACTGGGGTTTTCTTTTAGTTCGTTGGCTCCAATATTCACCAAGGATGTCGAAGTCTTGAGGGTCGTTAGAACTGGCGTTCTG TTTGTCTGTGCCAGCCAACCTATAAATGCTCTAGCTTTTATCTTCGATGGTCTCTATTACGGTGTCTCAGATTTCCGTTTCGCTGCAATCTCAATG ATGCTGTCTGGTGCAATATCTTCTATGGTTTTGCTATATGCTCCTAGGGCGGTTGGCCTTCCCGGTGTTTGGTTCGGTCTGACTCTCTTAATGGCACTACGAACGGCTGCCGGATTCATCAG ATTATCACAACGTAGTGGCCCGTGGTGGTTCCTTCACACTGATCTTAACAAAGTCAAG CTCGTATGA
- the LOC130989205 gene encoding lysM domain-containing GPI-anchored protein 2: protein MASPTKLTVTPLLFIITLISISISPASAKTFRCTSGGATCDAVVDYVSPNRTTLGAIQSLFTVPHLRSILGANNFTLNSTGRTPVEAKQTVRIPFPCICRNGTGVSNGRPVYTVVSGDGLYHIAADVFSNIVTVAEIVAANNIENPDVILVGQNLTIPMPCSCDAVDGAAVVHYGHEVAAGSSIEGIAQQYNVSQETLMQLNNLTGPQDLKAEDIIDVPLRACSSMVTNSSLDYPLLVPSNAYVVTANTCVKCKCNTAMNTMLQCEPAGINSSCPLIPCEGSANFLLGNTTTSGCNATTCSYAGYNRTIQTMVDTVSTCPAPPSPGSSATSLWQGWRWNGLMIFMLCVLLV, encoded by the exons ATGGCCTCTCCCACCAAGCTAACAGTAACACCACTCCTCTTCATCATCACCctcatctccatctccatctcccCCGCCTCCGCGAAAACCTTCCGCTGCACCTCCGGCGGCGCCACCTGCGACGCCGTGGTCGACTACGTGTCCCCCAACCGCACCACCCTCGGCGCCATCCAGTCCCTCTTCACGGTGCCGCACCTCCGCTCCATCCTCGGCGCCAACAACTTCACCCTCAACTCCACCGGAAGAACCCCCGTCGAAGCGAAGCAGACGGTGAGGATCCCCTTCCCCTGCATCTGCCGCAACGGCACCGGCGTCTCCAACGGCCGCCCCGTCTACACGGTGGTGTCCGGCGACGGGCTCTACCACATCGCGGCGGACGTCTTCTCCAACATCGTCACCGTCGCAGAGATAGTGGCCGCCAACAACATCGAGAATCCTGACGTCATCTTGGTGGGCCAGAACCTGACGATTCCGATGCCCTGCAGCTGCGACGCCGTCGACGGGGCGGCGGTGGTTCACTACGGCCACGAGGTGGCGGCGGGGAGCTCCATTGAGGGGATTGCTCAGCAGTATAACGTGTCTCAGGAGACGCTGATGCAGCTCAATAATCTCACCGGCCCTCAAGACCTCAAGGCTGAAGACATTATTGATGTTCCTTTAAGAG CTTGTTCTTCGATGGTAACCAACAGCTCGTTGGACTACCCGTTGCTCGTTCCAAGCAATGCCTACGTGGTCACTGCTAATACTTGTGTGAAGTGCAAGTGTAATACTGCAATGAACACTAT GTTACAATGTGAACCTGCTGGCATCAATTCATCGTGTCCTCTAATCCCATGCGAGGGTTCAGCGAATTTCTTGCTTGGAAACACAACAACTTCCGGTTGCAATGCCACCACCTGTTCCTACGCCGGTTACAATCGAACGATACAGACAATGGTGGACACGGTGTCAACTTGCCCCG CTCCTCCAAGCCCCGGATCGTCTGCAACGAGCTTGTGGCAAGGTTGGAGATGGAATGGACTCATGATTTTCATGCTTTGTGTGCTTCTTGTCTGA